A window of Hordeum vulgare subsp. vulgare chromosome 5H, MorexV3_pseudomolecules_assembly, whole genome shotgun sequence genomic DNA:
cgatattatttattttgcaaccccttatgttatatatgtttttggggtagaaaaatccatagaatttaactatgcatttagttttagcttttgagcaagctagtgcgcatgatattttgccatgttgccctttcgtCTATTTagtgtgatttaatccgtgcatgatatgaatgagttgtcaactagagatatgcccttggatgtgaagactagcccctggtaattttagttgcaatagaaatccatgtctaggtgttgtttgcttgctctcaatatGCTAGGAAATAGTActtatttggagatgctgaaatatttctaagtctgaaatctgttatattttgtcgttgtcttgtcatgattttatctggtgatttgtagctctctcgaggttggtgcaatggagtcagTTGTAGtctttaagattctctagcatgctgtgaatttgaatgccatttggagtcgtgtagcttatggttttgctgctgtcaatatgccttcagatcgaaaactgcactgtcataatttgttattttcactaagtatgaaaatgtgtgtgggatgccattttgtgagtttttttcctagtgatccatgcttccatgctagatattgttagtagtatgttgtagtgcatcttgacctctattgcctcatgccttgtttgagcattttggatttgtctaGCTAGTTGTTCTAGGGTGTAtaaaatgctatgtggttgattttggcatattgtagtcatttcttgtttagcttgtaattgttgaaccgttgctccgttttaatcgtgtcctatatgaaactttcttagaatctcatgtagtttcgtattgtcttgctggttgtatgttttaagatgcttgtgactgttgttgcacacatattgcattcatgtcatcatatcttgcggtgttcgtatcttttgaaccgtagctccgttggagatgttctctgtgtgtaaattgattgaaacggcgcgtagaatcatgtgaacctatttattttgctgtttaactaatatttaaaagtgttagttcagatctggacagaattataaattaatgtatgaggtcatctcggagatgctatatgtcgtttccgacctcatttaaagtgcctaggtaggtagattaattacgcttcacctcttgccatgtttaaacataattaatattgtcgtgtacctaatcgggatagaactaattaattcgtatgtggagtttcgtcaatatgccacatgttgcatattgaactttacttaatgtgtagtgtttgattgttgtgaattgacatgccatgtcttgcgtatattcaaccgttcatgcatcatatgtgttgtgcatcgtgtggtgtatatcgtgtgttgattcttgtttccggtttgcttcgtctcgatagagtttcgcaagcgtgtcggattatgaggacccgttcgactacgtcggttcgtctgcttcacggagtcgttcttcttccaagcgggatctcaggcaagatgaccatttccccagataccattactatcattgccatgctagttttactgtttctatcgttatgtgtcgctgcctaccacctgttaaatatcagccttccaacattgccatgaaaaccttcaacctgatcacaacctagcaaaccactgattggctatgttaccgcttgcttaaccatgtgttagctttgctagttgcaggtgcatttgcttccatgtgataacatgggttccttgtatatcactatattaatgatatttagattaatgcacctatatacttggtaaaaggtggaaggctcgacctttctagcctggtgttttgttccacctttgcccccttagtttcggctactggtgttatgttccataattgagcgctcctaacacgatcggggttgctatggggacccccttgataattcgtcttacattaaagctgatctggcaaggcccaacattggttctatatttgccgaacataataattctgttaatactgaaatgcatagggagttagcgctaaccAGGagtttctacataatacaggggggcagtgctgatggtgttggtcccaaaacaaagcaacttattaacgctacccggggcaactcggcgtttggcgtggtaaccatcgctcatacggtgtgccctgagaacgagatacgcggctcttatcgggattgtcggcacgtcgggcggccttgctgggttagttttacctttgacgaatgtcttgtgcatcgggattccggtgatgctttgggtaatctcagagttgaggtcttccactaaggagtccgacgagatcgcgagcttcgtgatcgagggtttctatgcggcttgtggtaatttgtgatggactagttggagcacccctgcagggttaaatctttcggaaagccgtgcccgcggttatgtggcaacgtggaaactttgtttaacactggttctagacaacttgaagttaacttaattaaaacttgccaactgtgtgcggggtcgtgactgtctcgttcgtgagctccttctccgatcgagcacacggtggggttatgcttgacgcaagtaggtgttcaggatcattcatttgatcatcaatagttcacttccgctatgcgtagatcttcccctctttattcttgtactcgtaagttagccacctcacatatgcttaatcgcttgctgcagcctcaccacttaaccatacctcacctattaagctttgctagtcttgatacctttgtaaatgagattgctgagtcccctgtggctcacagattactacaacaccagttgcaggtacaggtaaaggttacttgacgcgagcgcgttgattgttcatttggagttgtttcttcttcctcttcttcatcgatctaggatgggttccagaccggcagcctgggatagcaaggatgggcgtcgttttcttttctcgtttgttttcgtccgtagtcggaccctgctcttcttcgtgttatttatgtattgtaccgatgtgactctgatgtagcttgtggcgagtgtaagccaattccatatatctcatcttttcagtacatgtacttgtaacgatatccattcttgcaaaacgacgagatgcgcttctatccctaacgaggccctcgtgccaaattgaggataggatcacatcttgggcgttacactctctctctctctatctctctctctctctctctctctctctctccctctctctcttgattaggcgcgatcttgatgtaccatgaATTTTGTTAATATAGTTCAATTATATGATGTTCTTCGCTCTTTATCTTGTGATGGGTCGAGTCTTGCCCTTTGAGGTTCCGTTGGATTGAATactttggatttgagaacacgtgatgtatgtcttgcatgcagatACCCCTAGTGACAATGTGGTATTCTATTGAGTCACTCCATGTATGGTTTGGTAATCAACTTGTGGACTCccgtggtgacattggggtaatctaggcacaTGGGTTGATACAAGTTCTCATTCTAAGTTTTATCGATAGAGATTCTGGGGTGATTCTTTGTAGCACGATGGAGGATggttatatgattcaattatCTGGGCACTATGCAGAGATTGCAccagtgaaagtatgaatcctaggtcttgtttccaagcattgatATATTGTTTTGCCCGCTGTTTGGCACTTGCTACCttactatttttatatttttatattataaAAACCTATTTTACCattcatattacacttgtatcaccatctcttcgctgaactaatacgcctatacaatttaccattgtattgggtgtgttagggACACAAGAAATTGCTTGTATTTGCTTgcatggttgtttgagagagaccatcttcatcctacacctctcacatattgataaaccttaggtcatccacttgagggaaatttgctactgtcccacATAACTCTACGCTTAGTGACCCAAcaaagtctacaagaataaagttgcatattaGACATCATCCCCTAAACCGAGGCCGCTGCCTAGCAATGTGGTCATTGCCAACCAATGCAGCCAACTCAATCTCTTTGTCATCTGATGACCAAATGAAGTTGTGGAAAAAATACACATCCCCACAATCCATGGTACCTTATGAGCAATGTGTCGAACACCTTGTGGACGGGAATAACAACTCGAGTTCTTACCGGAATGTTGGCGTGGATGGCCAACGCCTTGTAGCTGCGTAGCGCTGCCGGAAGGTGTTGGGTTCGAGGAGCGTCGTAGGTGGTTGTAGCTTCTCTCGCACCGAATGCGGCGACAAACAATCACCCACCAATAAAAAGACTTATGAAACGTGGGCGTAGGGTGGCTATGTCATGGTGTGGTCATGGTTAGGGTGGCTCGACAGGAAAGCGAGGAGGCGACTGGAAAAATGGGTGGCGACGGGTGACGGTGGCGATGGCGGGGGGATGGGGCAGGGAAAGAGAAAGTGGCGGTGTGTGCCCGACGGGCGGGCCAGGGTAGGACAAGGGCGCGTGTCCCGACTGCCCACGTGATGTCCGTTTCGACACAAACACGACTCAAATTTAGGCTGAGAATGAGTCGAAATGGACAAAAAACAGACATTTATCCATTTGTTGTGGCATGTTGGGTCATGTTTTGTGTTCGTTTAGCCAAACCATTTAGGATCGGGCGCTGGAATTGACCTAAACATCATGCATGTAGAGTATGAACCAAAGAATTCTCTACTCACATGCAGCCCGAGTGAGTTTTGTCGACACCCTCGAATCTCGATGAATTTGCACACGGTGGTTATTAATGAGCAGGTGGTTTTTTCCTAGCAAAACTGTATAAACCTCAGGCAGGAAGAAACGTTACTTCCTCCGTCCCGGTTTATGGTTTATAAGACATGTTTTTGATGATACACTTTTGATGACATATAACTCATGTTTAGCTAGTCAAATCAATGACCTAGAACTACATGCATCTATAAACCGAGCCGGAGTGAGTATCATTTCCCAAGACATTGCATTTGCTGCCAATCATCTGAAAATTCAGTTTGCAAATGACAACTCACATCAAGTGTAGGCACTTGATGATGTGCAACAAGCTTCACGGAATGTAaacaacagtccattgatcacagTATTCCCATTTGCCACTTCTTTTTATCTATATTTAGTTTACAGAATGCTGAATGCCGCCTAGTCAGCAGTGGGACTACTTGAGAGAGCTGCAtcgttggcatacagcttgtcgcAAGAATCTTAAAAAAATTCCATGGCAAGATACATCATACCCCTCTACCAAGCATCTCTATCTCTCTGCCGCAAGTTTGGTGTGTAAGCGTCTCTCTGCCGCTAGTTTGATCCCGGCCGCTCACTCTGCCGGTAACTGCAGGAGTTCGCGGATGCCTTCACACACCTGCATTTAAACAACATAAGAGTGTGTAACATCAGAACATAAGCAGATTCACAACATCTACTGCATCAAACGAAAGCACCCAGTCCATTATACATACCAACTTGATCTGTGCTTTTATGCTCGCTATCAGGTGTGTGTACTCGTCTATTTGTCTGCAAACAAACACGTAAAAGTTTACGACATTGACATGTGAGTGAATGAATGTCAACTACAGAGGAGCAAGGGCATTTTCAAGCATAAAAAGGGAAATTACAACAGCATATGAATGTCGTACAAGGGCCAAACATTGGCAACGACTGGGGCCATACAAACAGCTGCAACCTACCTAACCACATGCCTGACAATGGAATAATGTGTCTATAGAACTGGGGCCGTACTAGTTAGCTATATGCTGGAATGTCAATAAACATAAACCAATTCAAGAGTTGAGACATAAGAAGATACATActacctccatcccaaaataagtgtcgcaaacttaGTACTAAATTATGAGTAGTACAAATTTTATACAAGATCAAcggcacttattttgagacggagggagtatatgttatGAGCCACATATGAGGCAAACCACTAATATGGTCCGACGATGAATAACAATGGTTTATACAATGTTAACGAAAGCTACATAAAGTATGTTATGTTCATAAAATTTCCAAAGGTGTCTACGGAAGTGAATATTAGATGCAGATCAGTAACATACCAGATTAACAGAATCAACTTTGCCTCTGTACAATGTATACATAGTAGCTTATGATAAATAACTAATAAGTGACCTCCATTCTTCATCTGATGGCTGATGCGAGCATCAAACTCCAACAGAGAGATGGATACCATGAATAGCTAAATACAAATATTGTCTATAAATCTAAGAGCCATCACAAGGCTCAAGATTCAAGAATACCATCTCTTTCTCTTGTCCTTTGCTTCACAAGAAAAAGAGAATCCAAGCACTTCATGCAAACCAATATTTTCTACCAAGTTCCATAATATGGTTAAAACAAGTACTGAGTATATACTATCTACACAAACTGTGTGGAACAGAGCATGAAGCACCCGAACCTCCCTCAATCATCAATATCTCTTTAGCATAACTCCCTTCTCACAAAAAACATGTTGCGCAAAAGCAAGATCTGATATTCAAATGTTCGAGTTGAGTTACCTGCCCAACCTTGCTTCTCTTACAGATATAAACTGCAAAGCCTCTTGCCAAGTAAACTCCACATGAAAACCTAGACCAATATCCACAAAGATGTGCCTCGTGTCCGGCCTGCAGAAATCACCACAGAATAATGGCATTAATAAGATCTCAACGGTTCAAGAAATCTGACTGTAGGCACTTATGTTCGAAACAGTCAATTCTCGTTAGCGCTTCACAATGATGATCTGAAGCTATTCCAAATTTGTAATTTTAAGCTAACATCTGGTTAAACAATTGCAGTTAGGAATGGAGTTGAAATAAAGAAGCAGCATAAGGACATATCAAAGGAGGTTCCATGTTTGCTTCTTATACTGTCTAATGGCCAACTGCATTCTTCCAATTTATGATGTGAACACCAAACCAATTCACTTGCATGCTGTCTCCATATGTGAACACCACCTTTTTCTTACAGAGGGAGCCGACCTTTTTGTATTTTTCAGATCCATATAGATATAGGAACACCTTTCTCATGTCTATCCTACTGCAAAAGCTACATCAAGCATAGAGCTACTCCACTTACGTAATGTAGATTGGCCCCTAAACCGTGCAAACTACCTACCCTAataatattatttttatttgatgGTCTACTTCTCTTAAATTAGCATTAGGATAGAGAAATTTCTTTTCTAGAGATTACAGAGAAAGCGAGAGAGTTTTTTCTACTATACTTCAGATTGTTTAGGCGGGGGAGAGGGGAAAGGATGTTTACACTTCTGCCTGCATGTACACCTCTGAGCCAAGATTGACCATGGATCGCATGCTCGTTACACCATTCTTTTCCAAATTTTCGATGTTCTTCTTCAAATCCAAGCTGCCAACACCCAATGAAGGTTCATCGATCAGAAGAATGAGCAATATTAAGGCCATACATTTGAATAACAAAAATCAACGGGCCTAAATGTGTCAGTACAGTTACAACGCAAGGGAAGATGAGGAGAGAACCGAGTAGCTTACAATGTCTTCTGCTGCTGGAACAAGTTATCGCGCTGGGCTATGGCGTTCACGAGGTCAGGCTTGAGCCGCCGGTCAACGAAATCTTCAaacttcttcaccttctcctgcCGGAGACGCGCCTCCACAGCCATGGCCATGGCCCCCGTTGATTCCTTTGAGATTCGTGAGTCGCGAAATATATAATGATGTACTGGATAGCGGCTGTGGTGACCCCTCTGTCATTGCCAAGGCGGTGAAATTTTAAAATCAATGAGTTAAGGTTGTCATTTATTGATGCAACATAGTCTTCAAATTGATATGTTGTGTATGCATCCATGCTAAAATAATCGGCAACTCAGGACATGGCGTACCCACGCAACTTTATATAGCATATATCACAATAAGCTTAACCAATTGTCACAACTTATGTAATCCCCAAGTAACCTCATTTGTACATATCCCTCATTTATAAAAACTAAAAAATGGCATAGTAGGGGTGCTCCCTACTGTTTTTGCTCAATTTTCTTTTTGTTACAACTTATATACATATGTATCATAATTACAGACTTAGAGTCAAGTAGACACAAATATAGCACATATCATAGTTACTGTTAAATTGACGACACAGAGATGACACTTTGCAGCATTACGATGTCTTGTGCGCAGTGGCGTAGCCAAGACACTccaaattttaatttttttacacAGATGAGCCTATAGACAGACAACAGTTGAGCAGGAAGCGTCAATATACTCATGgtcaaacaaaatcaacatccACTAATTGGCACCACACAATTCTACACAAATGAGCCTATATGTGAGACTCAACTCAATACTCATTGTCACTCAAGAATTCAACACTATGAAGAAAGCAGAAGCACCTCACCCTCACCTTGCTGCGGTCGGCAGGCACCGGCGCACGAGGCTGCGGGAGGGCGAGCAGAAGGGGGCCCGAAGACGGCCGGAGGGCACCGGGCTACGGGAGGGCGGCAGCCGGCAGAgcctggagccctgcaggagaagTCGAGCTGCAGGAGGCCGGCGGCCGGCGAGCACCAGGCTGGAAGGGGAACCGGCAGGGAGGCAGGCAGGGAGCGGCGGCGTGGGTCGGTCCTTGCGAGCGAGCCTAAGATTCAAGTGGGCTGCAGGTTGCAGGCTGCTGGGCCGGTTGGATGTTTATAGGCCATAGTCAAATAATATGGGATACCGACCCCTCAAAAAAAAATGGGATACCGTGGAAATCACTAATTATAAGAGTACTCATTTTCCCTCTCGTTAGGGTTTCTCTTCCTCCCAGCGATGTTTTTCACCACCGTCAAGATTTGCCTCCCTTACCTCTGCTTGCGCCaaggttttcccctgttctcgatCCGGGAAGACCCTGTGGCGCTCAGGGATCTTGACGGGACCCGTGGAGCGGCGGAGGACCTAGGGTTCCCTAGGAAGACCCGATTCGTTTACAATCGGGTTAGGGTTTTGAGATGGCTTCGAGCGAGGCTTCGGGACCTGCTACGGCAGGCCAGCCGGAGGTCGACGACGTGGAAACATTGATGAAGGAACTAGGGGTGTGCCAGGAGGACTTGGATGATGTGGTGTTCGATGAGCAAGAGGCACCGCCAGAGGCTGCTCGATGGATTGGCCTGGTCAGGGTTCACTCCCCCGAAACCTATAGCCAACTAGTAGAATGCTCGTGCGTTACCACGGGCTCTTAATTTATTTTTTGATTACACGGGCTAAGACAACCTTTTGAAGTTAATACTGGGCCATTTACTCCATCGCTATGAAGCACACAAATTAATGGTAAAATACTCCACACAACAAATAAAAATGACTTCACATGTGAAACTTTTTAATCCATTGCTAGACTTGAAATGGGCACCATCGCAGTAGTTATGATACTTATTCTTGCCTATATTATGATTTAAGGAAAAGTTAACTGACTACCAATCCTGGAAGAAGGGGTCTCAATTGAACCCCTTTTGATAGCAGATTTAGTTTTGAGACGAGATCAGATGATGatagtttgaaaaataaaaatttcctTATCTGACAGAAATTGCCATGTCACTCCGACGAAACTGTCATCCCCTCTTACTCAAAATGACAATGAAATCATTCGCAAATGCCACCCCTCCTTGCGACCGTTCGACAACAAAGGGGGTCCATAATTTATGCAAAAAACAAGTCAAATAGACACTAAGATGAATACAAAAGtattacaagagctataacatAAATGGTGTCGCAATCAAATAACAATTAACACCGGTCAAGGATCCCATTCCATTTGTCCTCCCGTCCTACTACGCTTTCGGCCTGCCTCCCCTCATAACCTGCCTCCCGGTACCGAATATGTTTGGATACTTTCGGGTTTTTCCACCCTCCCACTTTACTTTTCTGCACGGTACTCCCTTTTTTGGATACTCCCTTTTGGGTTTTTTCACCCTCTCACTTTTCCTTTTCTTATATGATACCTCCTTTCAAGTTTTTTCACCCGCCCACTTTTTCTTGTTCCTTTTCTTGTATGTTGCCGCACCATGCTGGCACCAAACAACACCCCGTCCAGGAGTACACCGATTGGTCCACGCGAGCTGAGATTTTCCAAATCCTTGCCATCATTGCAAAAGAACTTCAGTCAGTGGCTCACCAAAAATCTCCCCAAATCCTACAAAAGGTTCGATACTTCACACATCTTTTTTTCACATGAGCAATTGAGATTCAAATCTATTATACATACAAGGTCCTTCGAATTGTAATCTGCATGGTTGCATAATGGAACAACTGCAACAGGATGTTGAATTCTCATCGCATTCCACTATAATATGCAAGATAAAATGTATATGAAAAACTATAACTTGGGGCATACTACTCGGAGGAAtccccctccgtcccaaaataagtgtcttaatatTAGTACAACTTTGCACtgaagttagtacaaagttgagatacTTAAGGAGAAAGAATACATATATAACATGGAATTAGAGGACAAGGGCTTTGAGCTAGACAAATGTTGATTGTACTATGCAGTTCTAGCTCCATCAACACCGATACAGTTTCCTATCATTACAAGTAAATTTTCTGTTAGTAATGTAATTTGGTAAGTAAAATAAAGTATTACCTATATCCCAAAACATATGACACGCCACTTTTACCTCCAAATATGACGCATTTATTGAATATCCATTGTTTGATTAAAGATGTAATCAGTTAGAGGCATCAAATCAAGTCTTCTTTTTTGTGGGGAAAATTAAATCTTCCATCAATAATTTAAACTACACACCACAAGTAATGTTGGCCTCTAACCACCATCACGCTGGCAAGAAACAAGTCTTGTTAGCTTCagattgttgcaaaattggattaAAGCAATCACCTACAAAAATATGTCATGCTAGCTTCAAAAAGACCGGACTGTTATGTTTATGAGACATCTTTGCAGGGTATAGTATAGTAGTACACCCCAACACCAGCTCTAGAAAGAAAGCACAATGGTTATCATGTGTCGGGCTatggtggtgaaggaaaattcttgCTAACTGTAGCAATAAGTGATTAGCATATATAAAATTCGACATACTCCCTACACCTTGCCAAGATTGGATATAAAATTCAAGggaaaatctgaacataaacttctTGCTCATTGATggagttatagtcccagggtagggtcataggcctgccccataggtcctacccaaggactacccttcatagagggcaaggcccttagacagttccgactgaactaaggaccccccccccatcatccagtcggtgacgagcattcggagcatatttatcgtaccgactgaattccactctgtacatcataacctcccaggagggcaatggtcatacgttttcatacaccattattagcatttaaggcatacgttacctgtaacgtaggcatttatttgccactactccacccctgtccgccGGGCCGTtgcgaagggcagcgcactctatataagccgcccttccccactggtgcaggggttggcatttattgtaatcctatattccactcgacactaagctcccaagaacaCTGAGACGtatggcttttacctccaccgcagaggggcctgaactcatacaacctcgccgtagctaaggctctgcccatcctttcgtaccctacacatctaatgtcagacttatacccacgacagttggcgcccaccgtggggcaggcgtctaagcgacttccggcgagtttgcagcttcatcttttcatcatgtcgtccggcggagatttatgcatgggtcgggagatcctcttcggcgtactctccttcatcgtcgacgattcggcatggcttcgggatgcgtctctcgacgcCGAGGCGCTCCACAgttgcggggctacgcacttccgtgccggtgcccgcggcgtccttcttctccagcagccggccccggtgtcgaccttcgcccccatcatgcgccgcaacaagcggtcccgccgtccgcggctccagcgttgggtgcgacacgcccaagcgcgccagaacgcgtcctctcaagtggcggtcctcgagtcggttgtggtcgcgccgccgtcccagtgcttggactcagttccaactgagttaccttccgagtacttggggtcgcgggcctgcagccgaagttctcatggcaaattcccatgaaagtccccaccggactggccggaacgagcacgaggtcggcgaatcgtccggcgctcgccgtcaacaccaccgttctgccagtcgacgcactcgtcagagcaacgtcgaggtgttccgtacacccgtcctcaacctgactgccgctgccaagatagccgattccctccaaccgactgattcggaggctggtagagggatcgagcagatccgtgccctgttgcacacgacgcagcagcagaatccggcggtctcctag
This region includes:
- the LOC123395733 gene encoding protein UXT homolog; the encoded protein is MAMAVEARLRQEKVKKFEDFVDRRLKPDLVNAIAQRDNLFQQQKTFLDLKKNIENLEKNGVTSMRSMVNLGSEVYMQAEVPDTRHIFVDIGLGFHVEFTWQEALQFISVREARLGRQIDEYTHLIASIKAQIKLVCEGIRELLQLPAE